CTCCTCTCTTGTCATGCAGTCTGGAAGATCCCTTTTATTGAGAGCAATAGCAACAGGAACACCGTTCAATTCATCCTCTGTAAGGATACTGTAGAGTAACTCTCTTGCTTCTGTAATTCTCTCCCTGTCAACACTATCGAAAACAAACACCAATGCCTGAGTGTTTAGGTAGTAATGCCCCCAGAGGGGCCGTATTTTGCCCCTGGAGCTTACATCCCACACTGTCAGCTCTGAATTGCCGAATTTCACTGTCTCAACATTAAATCCTATGGTAGGGATGGTCGTGACAACTTCTCCGAGTTTGTAATGGTACAGTATGCTGGTTTTACCGGCGGCATCTAATCCCTGCATCAGAAGTCGAACGGGTTCTCGGCGAGAAAGTATACTATCAAGGTTCCCCATTGCGATTTAAAAAGTCCAGACATTCAGTACTATCAAGGATATTTACGTGTTACTATGCTTATCAAAACATTCTCCTGCGAATGTCGATCCCGAAGCATAATCTTTTAATATTATTTCACGTATGACACCGACACCAAACAGTCTTATTATCATCAATAATACCGATCGAACTATGAAAGCACTGAGACCCTATGGTTTATCTAAATAGATAAAAGGAATCTCAGCGGATctgaataaataaaaagttaCGTCGATGAAATGTAGTAAAAACTTTGGCGTTCCAGAACTTATCTCTATCACTATTTAAAACGAGGAATTTTGATCTAAAAATAAATTGGTAAACGCTCGCACTCCAGCCTAGATTTCTATCGAGGCCGGTGGCAGGTTCAGCAGTTAGAATTCACTGCACACAAGtcacatatgtatatatctaagTGGCTATAGTAGTGTGCACATTTGTCATTCATAAACAGAACTGTCGCGCAGCTGACACAGATTAGACCGACAAGGTGAACCATGGCGGGAGATCGGCTGTACAGTTTTCAGACCGGCCAGAAGAATGCCTTCCATGTTGTGGATTATATTCTTTTTGCTGGATTACTGCTTTGTTCTGCTGGCATTGGATTGTTTTATGCCATTAAAGACAGGCGAAAATCCAACACCAAGGAGTTTTTACTGGCCGGAGGAAACATGAACCCCATACCTGTGTCCCTGTCTCTCCTGGCTAGCTTCATGTCCGCCATCACTCTCCTTGGGACTCCTGCGGAAATGTACAACTATACCACTATATACTGGTGGATAGGACTGGGCTATTTTTTCGTTATTCTTGGAGCGGCCCACGTTTACATGCCCGTATTTTACAGACTCCGTGTGACGAGTTCGTATGAGGTAAATTATATGCTTTTAAATATCTTTGgaaataaaattcaaacaaaaaattTATCGATCCACATTCATAATTTGGTCACTATTGCATGGACTGTACATTCAATATTTATGGCGCTCTCGAGCTTAATCATGTGTATTTTGATCACACTAAtaggagagaaagagagagagagagagagaggctatCTCGACAAACTCTATTTATCTT
This genomic window from Ostrea edulis chromosome 4, xbOstEdul1.1, whole genome shotgun sequence contains:
- the LOC125672397 gene encoding uncharacterized protein LOC125672397 — protein: MGNLDSILSRREPVRLLMQGLDAAGKTSILYHYKLGEVVTTIPTIGFNVETVKFGNSELTVWDVSSRGKIRPLWGHYYLNTQALVFVFDSVDRERITEARELLYSILTEDELNGVPVAIALNKRDLPDCMTREEMVEKLDLRKIQEQRPCEAFLTTIKPTAEVDSEFDKLLEWITEETAKRRKAFSLKNQKMDPFSSYIWQPIMKVKNMMFN